In Nonomuraea sp. NBC_00507, the following are encoded in one genomic region:
- a CDS encoding FtsK/SpoIIIE domain-containing protein, with protein sequence MRIMLTVLGGQGDRDVVIDGDDSTTVAGVSEALSDAGPLATVVRLPRARAPYGMSAGRGLPPDDGLHVPRPRGPERAGTPGMPGGHEPVMWRDGRPLDPRARATSVLRDGDKVTLDSRLARATVIEEPGGVAEVRVVGGPAAGAVHRLGLGTYIIGSDPMCAIAAADPALAPEAVTVRVTPDAITAERTWQQPGQAPKLKLKGRWAGEVAELTARVAEREAAEFAAGYEEVPQIDGRPLTEPVQWTDQAVLTCGSSVFVLTSIEPKDAHLAPRSEGGVSYNRPPRLRRPEPERTFVRPKEPSRNEGLRLQLLAAFLPAALGVTLAFALKQPYYLLIALMTPIMMVGQWWSDRRHGKKQHKKAIKEWKERLQAYDEAVEQARVADEAARRADAPDPAQVLLTATGPRRRLWERRIHDSDALRLRVGLADLPANLELSEEQGGPIDPPICRSVPVALPMRRLGVAGVTGPRTVAASLASWLIAQAATLHSPRDLAIVVVSAHPDAERRWGWMRWLPHCAPRAGEECVALFGTDPESAARRVSELAALIDERQNTAIPELGKVPSGWDDLGGPEKPTFSSYDVRPYDVLVILDGAQVLRGLPNMPQVLRQGPRSGVYTLAIDDDQRLLPEECQTVAACGGDGLVHLRGGGLDVIGPVLGDFVSAAWSDRLSRSLAPIRDVSRDDPAGNLPGAVRLLDLMGMPEPSGKELAARWRDRGTTSALIGVGPEGPFSVDLKLDGPHGLIAGTTGAGKSELLQTLICALAVANRPDQLTFVLIDYKGGAAFKECVRLPHTVGMVSDLDGHLTQRALDSLAAEIRRRERLLLKAGAKDIDDYAGAVPLPRLVLIIDEFAALVAELPDFVTGLVDIARRGRSLGIHLILATQRPAGVVTADIQANTSLRIALRVTEPAESADVIDLPDAAHISKSTPGRCYVRSGVGAATAVQTARVGGRSPARPPGSPQDVVGSSPGAHSAATGTIRVLEVNWRSMGKPLPPPPEPEEESTVTDLTLVADALIEAARLTGVPAQPSPWLDPLPTHFVLDLPSPLHATSDGPGSAPPLNASGVPFRGNPIQARVKGFSQPALGPDGASASSPADASLPRPESDPFVEVTPLPFGLTDRPWAQDRLPLALDLAHGGHLLIAGSARSGRSTALRTIAGSIAAHASPGDVHLHAVDCGSGALLPLVAMPHCGAVVTRDQLDRVERLLTRLRVEIGRRQQLLAEAGHASLAEYRQAGHRLPWLVFMLDRWEGFVAAFESYDYGRLIESLLQLLREGAAVGFRAVITSDRSGLLGQVSTVFDDRLILRLSDSSDFGLAGFPLKGLPASMPPGRALSMGDHGIVEHHIALLSSDPAGPAQVAALQTVARAAAGPAQAQPPAAGPHGWRWHGEPPLRVDALPMRITAGQSLALDPAFSPPSPLWALVGAGGDALAPLGLDLLAHGPGAVIAGPARSGRSSTLLSAAHSLLAQGTPVIVVAPRRSPLRELAGAHAVLDGNATNLAELVADLHHYVVLVDDAELINADGPLGTALEEVLKTGRDGDHALLIAGTTGDLAVAYRGFVAETRKARTGVLLAIQGQTDGDLFTIRLPRGATGGPPGRGILVTTGVITPIQAALPDHE encoded by the coding sequence ATGCGGATCATGCTCACCGTGCTCGGCGGGCAGGGCGACCGTGACGTCGTGATCGACGGCGACGACAGCACCACAGTGGCCGGGGTGAGTGAAGCGCTCAGCGACGCCGGGCCACTGGCGACGGTCGTCCGGCTGCCCAGAGCCCGAGCGCCCTACGGCATGTCCGCCGGTCGTGGGCTTCCTCCCGACGACGGGCTCCACGTGCCCCGCCCGCGCGGGCCCGAACGGGCCGGCACGCCGGGCATGCCGGGCGGGCATGAGCCGGTCATGTGGCGTGACGGCCGCCCCCTCGACCCCCGAGCCCGCGCCACCTCCGTGCTGCGGGACGGCGACAAGGTCACGCTGGATTCCCGCCTGGCCCGGGCGACGGTCATCGAGGAGCCGGGTGGGGTGGCCGAGGTGCGGGTCGTGGGCGGGCCGGCGGCTGGGGCGGTGCATCGGCTGGGGCTGGGCACTTACATCATCGGCTCCGATCCGATGTGCGCGATCGCCGCCGCCGATCCGGCACTCGCGCCGGAGGCGGTGACCGTACGGGTGACGCCGGACGCGATCACTGCGGAACGCACGTGGCAGCAGCCGGGCCAGGCGCCCAAACTCAAGCTCAAGGGCCGCTGGGCCGGCGAGGTCGCCGAGCTGACGGCGCGGGTGGCCGAGCGGGAGGCGGCCGAGTTCGCGGCCGGCTACGAAGAGGTGCCCCAGATCGACGGCCGGCCGCTCACCGAACCCGTCCAATGGACCGATCAGGCGGTGCTGACCTGCGGTTCCTCGGTCTTCGTACTGACGTCGATCGAGCCCAAGGACGCGCACCTGGCGCCCAGGAGCGAGGGCGGCGTGTCCTACAACCGCCCGCCCAGGCTCCGGCGTCCCGAGCCCGAGCGCACGTTCGTCCGGCCGAAGGAGCCGAGCAGGAACGAGGGCCTGCGCCTGCAGCTGCTGGCCGCGTTCCTGCCTGCCGCGCTGGGGGTGACGCTGGCGTTCGCGCTCAAGCAGCCTTACTACCTGCTCATCGCGCTGATGACGCCGATCATGATGGTCGGCCAGTGGTGGAGCGACCGCCGTCACGGCAAGAAGCAGCACAAGAAGGCGATCAAGGAGTGGAAGGAGCGGCTCCAGGCGTACGACGAGGCGGTCGAGCAGGCCAGGGTGGCCGACGAGGCCGCCCGCAGGGCGGACGCTCCGGACCCGGCCCAGGTGCTGCTCACCGCCACGGGGCCGCGCAGGCGGCTGTGGGAGCGCAGGATCCACGACTCCGACGCGCTCAGGCTGCGGGTCGGGCTCGCCGACCTGCCCGCCAACCTGGAGCTGTCGGAGGAGCAGGGCGGGCCCATCGATCCGCCGATCTGCCGTTCCGTGCCCGTGGCGCTGCCGATGCGGCGGCTGGGCGTGGCCGGCGTCACCGGCCCGCGCACCGTCGCGGCCAGCCTGGCGAGCTGGCTGATCGCCCAGGCCGCGACCCTCCACAGCCCGCGCGATCTGGCCATCGTGGTGGTGTCGGCGCATCCCGACGCCGAGCGCCGCTGGGGCTGGATGCGCTGGCTGCCGCATTGCGCGCCACGTGCAGGCGAGGAATGTGTGGCGCTGTTCGGCACCGACCCCGAGTCGGCGGCGCGCCGCGTCTCCGAGCTCGCCGCCCTCATCGACGAGCGCCAGAACACCGCGATCCCCGAGCTCGGCAAGGTCCCCAGCGGGTGGGACGACCTCGGCGGCCCAGAGAAGCCCACGTTCTCCTCCTATGACGTACGCCCCTACGACGTGCTGGTGATCCTCGACGGGGCACAGGTGCTGCGCGGCCTGCCCAACATGCCGCAGGTGCTGCGCCAGGGACCCCGTTCCGGGGTTTACACGCTCGCCATCGACGATGACCAGCGCCTGCTGCCCGAGGAGTGCCAGACGGTGGCCGCGTGCGGCGGCGACGGCCTCGTACACCTGCGGGGCGGCGGGCTCGACGTCATCGGCCCGGTGCTGGGCGACTTCGTGTCGGCCGCCTGGTCCGACCGCCTGTCCAGGTCCCTGGCGCCGATCCGCGACGTCAGCAGGGACGATCCTGCGGGCAACCTGCCCGGAGCGGTCCGGCTGCTCGATCTGATGGGCATGCCCGAACCCTCCGGCAAAGAGCTGGCCGCCCGATGGCGCGACCGTGGCACCACGAGCGCGCTGATCGGTGTCGGGCCCGAGGGACCGTTCTCGGTGGATCTCAAGCTCGACGGCCCGCACGGCCTGATCGCCGGCACCACGGGCGCGGGCAAGTCCGAGCTGTTGCAGACGCTGATCTGCGCGCTGGCGGTGGCCAACCGGCCCGACCAGCTGACGTTCGTGCTGATCGACTACAAGGGCGGGGCCGCGTTCAAGGAGTGTGTACGCCTGCCGCACACGGTCGGCATGGTCAGCGACCTCGACGGCCATCTGACACAACGGGCGCTCGACTCGCTGGCGGCGGAGATCCGCCGCAGGGAGCGCCTGCTGCTGAAGGCCGGGGCCAAGGACATCGACGACTACGCGGGTGCGGTCCCGCTGCCGCGCCTGGTACTGATCATCGACGAGTTCGCCGCTCTGGTCGCCGAGTTGCCCGACTTCGTGACCGGTCTCGTGGACATCGCCCGCAGAGGTCGCTCGCTGGGCATCCACCTGATCCTGGCCACGCAGCGACCGGCGGGCGTGGTGACGGCCGACATCCAGGCCAACACGTCCCTGCGGATCGCGCTTCGCGTGACCGAGCCTGCCGAGTCGGCCGACGTCATCGACCTGCCCGACGCGGCCCACATCTCCAAATCCACACCGGGCCGCTGCTACGTGCGGTCGGGTGTGGGCGCGGCGACCGCCGTGCAGACGGCCAGGGTCGGGGGCCGCAGCCCGGCGAGACCTCCGGGATCACCGCAGGACGTCGTCGGATCATCGCCGGGCGCCCACAGCGCGGCGACCGGCACCATCCGGGTGCTCGAGGTGAACTGGCGCTCCATGGGCAAACCGCTCCCTCCCCCGCCCGAGCCGGAGGAGGAATCGACGGTCACGGACCTCACGCTGGTGGCCGACGCCCTCATCGAGGCCGCCCGGCTGACCGGCGTCCCGGCCCAGCCCAGCCCCTGGCTGGACCCTCTCCCCACCCATTTCGTCCTGGATCTCCCCAGCCCCCTCCACGCCACCTCGGACGGGCCAGGGTCCGCCCCGCCCCTCAACGCGTCAGGCGTGCCCTTCCGCGGCAACCCGATCCAGGCGCGGGTGAAAGGCTTCAGCCAGCCGGCGTTGGGACCGGACGGAGCTTCGGCATCGAGCCCGGCGGACGCGTCCCTGCCGCGGCCGGAATCCGACCCGTTCGTGGAGGTGACGCCGCTGCCCTTCGGCCTGACGGATCGTCCGTGGGCGCAGGACCGGCTGCCTCTCGCGCTGGACCTGGCCCACGGTGGGCACCTGCTCATCGCGGGCTCCGCGCGCAGCGGGAGGTCGACGGCGTTGCGGACGATCGCGGGATCGATAGCGGCCCATGCCTCCCCCGGCGACGTGCACCTTCATGCGGTCGACTGCGGCTCGGGTGCGCTGCTGCCCCTGGTGGCGATGCCGCACTGCGGGGCGGTGGTGACCCGTGACCAGCTCGACCGGGTAGAACGCCTGCTCACCCGGCTCCGGGTCGAGATAGGCCGCCGTCAGCAGCTGCTGGCCGAGGCCGGGCACGCGTCGCTGGCCGAATACCGCCAGGCGGGCCATCGGCTTCCCTGGCTGGTGTTCATGCTCGACCGGTGGGAAGGCTTCGTGGCCGCGTTCGAGAGCTACGACTACGGCCGCCTCATCGAGTCGTTGCTCCAGCTACTGCGCGAAGGGGCGGCTGTGGGGTTCAGGGCAGTGATCACCAGTGACCGGTCGGGGCTGCTCGGCCAGGTGTCCACGGTGTTCGACGACCGCTTGATCCTGCGCCTGTCCGACTCCTCCGACTTCGGTCTGGCCGGGTTTCCGCTCAAGGGCCTGCCTGCCTCCATGCCCCCGGGCCGCGCCCTGTCCATGGGCGATCACGGCATCGTCGAGCATCACATCGCCCTGCTCTCCTCCGATCCCGCCGGCCCCGCGCAGGTGGCGGCCCTTCAGACCGTGGCCCGCGCCGCCGCCGGCCCGGCTCAAGCGCAGCCGCCGGCGGCCGGTCCACATGGCTGGCGTTGGCACGGGGAGCCGCCCTTGCGGGTGGACGCCCTGCCGATGCGCATCACCGCCGGCCAGTCGCTCGCGCTGGACCCGGCCTTCAGTCCTCCCTCGCCGCTCTGGGCGCTGGTGGGTGCGGGCGGCGACGCGCTCGCGCCGCTCGGGCTCGACCTGCTGGCTCACGGGCCGGGCGCCGTGATCGCCGGCCCCGCGCGTTCCGGCCGTTCGTCGACGCTGCTGTCGGCGGCCCATTCGCTGCTCGCCCAGGGCACGCCCGTCATCGTCGTCGCACCGAGACGCAGCCCCTTGAGAGAGCTGGCCGGAGCGCACGCCGTGCTGGACGGCAACGCCACGAACCTGGCCGAGCTCGTCGCGGATCTGCACCACTATGTCGTGCTGGTCGACGACGCCGAGCTGATCAACGCGGACGGTCCGCTGGGAACGGCGCTGGAGGAGGTGCTCAAGACAGGGAGAGACGGCGATCATGCGCTATTGATCGCCGGCACGACGGGGGATCTGGCCGTCGCCTACCGCGGGTTCGTGGCGGAGACCCGCAAGGCCCGTACGGGTGTGCTCCTGGCGATCCAAGGGCAGACCGACGGCGACCTCTTCACGATTCGGCTGCCCCGTGGGGCAACCGGAGGCCCGCCCGGGCGAGGGATCCTCGTGACGACCGGCGTCATCACCCCCATCCAAGCGGCTCTCCCCGACCACGAATGA
- a CDS encoding M23 family metallopeptidase, with the protein MNAASASAVSAGPMFQLPFPCGETWVGSSKSPAHTAGYEVDFNGSAGDGNGDLGRTVVAAAAGTVVMSEFRTADGFGKVIKIRHSDGSVTLYAHLNDLLVSKGATVRQGQKIGTVGKTSKKYKMLAHLHYEQRTSSGRIVPATFNGARFRYPNQTLTSKNCGGGQATTPPPATGGTKNPYSATQVCGSGFKQIDSAALGTLGRVVLLYSASSGQNCVVTLRNNVSGKVAMRAYLELKDQPRKTGAGSFQYYAGPIRAKAAHICIKWGGAIGSVRYDSPLEHCG; encoded by the coding sequence GTGAACGCGGCGAGCGCCTCGGCGGTATCGGCCGGACCCATGTTCCAGCTCCCGTTCCCCTGCGGAGAGACCTGGGTCGGCAGTAGCAAGAGCCCAGCGCACACCGCTGGTTACGAGGTCGACTTCAATGGGAGCGCCGGCGACGGCAACGGCGACCTGGGCAGGACTGTCGTGGCGGCGGCCGCGGGCACGGTGGTGATGTCGGAGTTCCGGACCGCGGACGGCTTCGGCAAAGTCATCAAGATCCGGCATTCCGACGGCTCCGTCACGCTGTACGCCCACCTGAACGACCTGCTGGTCAGCAAGGGTGCGACGGTCCGGCAGGGCCAGAAGATCGGCACCGTGGGCAAGACGTCGAAGAAGTACAAAATGCTCGCCCACCTCCACTACGAGCAGCGCACCTCCTCGGGGAGGATCGTCCCGGCCACGTTCAACGGCGCCAGGTTCCGCTACCCGAACCAGACGCTGACCTCGAAGAACTGCGGGGGTGGCCAGGCCACCACGCCGCCGCCGGCCACGGGCGGCACGAAGAACCCGTACTCGGCCACGCAGGTCTGCGGCTCGGGCTTCAAGCAGATCGACTCGGCCGCTCTCGGCACTCTGGGGCGGGTGGTGCTGCTCTACTCCGCCTCCAGCGGCCAGAACTGCGTCGTCACCCTGCGGAACAACGTCTCCGGCAAGGTCGCCATGCGGGCGTATCTGGAGCTCAAAGACCAGCCAAGGAAGACGGGCGCGGGCAGCTTCCAGTACTACGCGGGTCCGATCCGGGCCAAGGCCGCCCACATCTGCATCAAGTGGGGCGGCGCCATCGGCTCCGTCAGGTATGACAGCCCCTTGGAGCACTGCGGCTGA
- the eccB gene encoding type VII secretion protein EccB, producing MQTKKDLYQAHRLMQQRLGMALLQAEPDVPESPMRRQNVATFGGILVGVLVMAVFGIWGLVKPGNATKLTDPGQLLVEEESGAKFVYSQQRQRLLPVANYVSARLVLDGGEITTRSVTAASLAGFTRGPLIGISGAPDSLPVKEKLVKAPWSVCVADGPDNAGGRRPYTTLVGGTDVGGKPVGTSAMVVSDGQQNWVIWGDRRMRVGEPGVRALNAQPRKVPTAWLTALPAGHDFKGPDVANRGKKVRTGGQATAATVGQVFTVPALPGTAARWYVLLDDGLAPITAVQARLLLEDPASKKAYGNRPVQPIQIDAASANAAPSRQNVMDTTLPTAMPNVITVSGSVPLCSVYANTMAGSVAAKVTVGSRIAIPAPANAGVQNRFDQVLLPPGSAVVAGLLPGEGQLGAVAGTLSLISDQGVRYPVPSADVLAKLGYDAADIAPVPASIMHSIPQGPALDPAAAMVPLTVAGR from the coding sequence GTGCAGACCAAGAAGGACCTCTATCAGGCCCACCGCTTGATGCAGCAACGGCTCGGGATGGCGCTCCTGCAGGCCGAGCCGGACGTGCCCGAGTCTCCGATGCGGCGGCAGAACGTGGCCACGTTCGGCGGGATCCTGGTCGGAGTCCTGGTGATGGCGGTGTTCGGGATCTGGGGCCTGGTGAAGCCGGGCAACGCCACCAAGCTGACCGACCCGGGGCAACTGCTCGTCGAGGAGGAGAGCGGGGCCAAGTTCGTCTACAGCCAGCAGCGGCAGCGGCTGTTGCCGGTGGCGAACTACGTGTCCGCGCGGCTGGTCCTGGACGGCGGGGAGATCACGACGCGGAGCGTGACCGCCGCGTCCCTGGCGGGGTTCACCCGTGGGCCGCTCATCGGAATCTCCGGCGCGCCAGACTCGCTGCCCGTCAAGGAGAAGCTGGTCAAGGCCCCTTGGTCGGTGTGCGTGGCGGACGGGCCCGACAACGCGGGCGGGCGCAGGCCGTACACGACGCTGGTCGGGGGGACTGACGTCGGCGGGAAGCCGGTGGGCACGAGCGCGATGGTGGTGTCCGACGGGCAGCAGAACTGGGTCATCTGGGGAGACCGGCGCATGCGCGTGGGCGAGCCGGGCGTGCGCGCGCTCAACGCCCAGCCGAGGAAGGTGCCCACCGCCTGGCTGACCGCGCTGCCGGCCGGCCACGACTTCAAGGGCCCCGACGTGGCGAACCGGGGCAAGAAGGTACGCACCGGAGGCCAGGCCACCGCGGCGACGGTCGGGCAGGTCTTCACGGTACCGGCCCTGCCGGGCACCGCCGCGCGCTGGTACGTCCTGCTCGACGACGGCCTGGCCCCCATCACCGCCGTCCAGGCCAGGCTGCTGCTTGAGGATCCGGCCAGCAAGAAGGCATACGGCAACCGCCCGGTGCAGCCCATCCAGATTGACGCCGCGTCGGCCAACGCGGCACCGTCGCGCCAGAACGTCATGGACACCACCCTGCCGACGGCCATGCCGAACGTGATCACCGTGTCGGGCTCGGTGCCGCTCTGCTCGGTGTACGCGAACACGATGGCGGGCTCGGTCGCGGCGAAGGTGACGGTCGGCAGCAGGATCGCCATACCGGCCCCGGCGAACGCGGGCGTCCAGAACCGCTTCGACCAGGTCCTGCTCCCTCCGGGGAGCGCCGTGGTGGCCGGCCTGCTACCCGGCGAGGGCCAGCTCGGCGCGGTGGCCGGCACGCTGTCGCTGATCAGCGACCAGGGTGTGCGCTATCCGGTGCCGTCGGCGGACGTGCTCGCCAAGCTCGGGTATGACGCCGCCGACATCGCTCCCGTGCCGGCGAGCATCATGCACTCCATCCCGCAGGGGCCGGCGCTCGACCCGGCGGCCGCCATGGTGCCGCTGACGGTAGCCGGCAGGTGA
- a CDS encoding methyltransferase: MSASGEPVWEAIYALSRFAALAAVAELGCADHLVDGPRGVDELADLCGADAPSLRRALREVASMGIVHSTPDGYELTEHGMTLRSGAPGSLRPVVRVIAQEGLWYAIGALTRTVRTGRSAFAERYGSFYDYLDRDPALRTLFDEYMIARTRPCIGTMAQSYDFSRFHTLVDVGGGRGHLLAAVLAGHPRLKGVLLDLDHVVPGAAHALGERGVADRCRLVAGDFFEGVPPGADAYLLANVLHNWSDEDAVRILRNVRSAMSPGGTLFVLEMVLPDDDAPHPGKDMDIRMLALFDGGMERTRQEYTTLLRAVGFRFAEIIPLPGSFDLIVADGA; the protein is encoded by the coding sequence ATGTCCGCTTCAGGGGAACCGGTGTGGGAGGCGATCTACGCTCTCTCGCGCTTCGCGGCGCTGGCGGCCGTGGCCGAGCTCGGCTGCGCCGATCATCTCGTGGACGGCCCTCGCGGCGTAGACGAACTGGCTGACCTGTGCGGGGCGGACGCGCCATCGTTGCGCCGCGCCTTGCGTGAGGTGGCCAGCATGGGAATCGTGCACTCCACTCCCGACGGCTACGAGCTCACCGAGCACGGAATGACTCTCCGCTCCGGAGCACCCGGGTCGCTGCGTCCCGTCGTGCGGGTGATCGCTCAAGAGGGGCTCTGGTACGCGATAGGCGCCCTGACCCGGACGGTGCGGACCGGCAGGAGCGCGTTCGCCGAGCGGTACGGGAGCTTCTATGACTACCTCGACCGCGATCCAGCGCTCAGAACGCTCTTCGACGAGTACATGATCGCGCGTACGCGGCCGTGCATCGGGACGATGGCCCAGAGTTATGACTTCTCCAGATTCCACACCCTCGTTGATGTCGGAGGCGGGAGAGGGCATCTGCTGGCCGCGGTGTTGGCCGGGCACCCGCGGCTCAAGGGTGTGCTCCTCGATCTCGACCATGTCGTACCGGGCGCCGCCCACGCCCTGGGCGAGCGCGGCGTGGCGGACCGATGCCGGCTCGTGGCGGGAGACTTCTTCGAAGGGGTCCCGCCGGGCGCCGATGCCTACCTGCTGGCCAACGTCCTGCACAACTGGTCGGACGAGGACGCCGTACGGATCCTCCGCAACGTCCGGTCGGCGATGAGCCCAGGCGGGACGCTGTTCGTGCTGGAAATGGTGCTGCCGGACGACGATGCCCCGCATCCTGGCAAGGACATGGACATCAGGATGCTCGCCCTGTTCGACGGCGGGATGGAGCGCACGCGCCAGGAGTACACCACGTTGCTGCGGGCGGTCGGCTTCCGGTTCGCCGAGATCATCCCCCTGCCCGGGAGCTTCGATCTCATCGTGGCCGACGGCGCCTGA
- a CDS encoding WXG100 family type VII secretion target, with amino-acid sequence MGTQPQAQVSESDLKSAIMLIEDAAERLRGIQRNLDTAGVTLKAHWVGQSEAAFDAVHKKWHERMDVVMGSLARLAQNIGTSNTNYAAFNQERTEAINQIAAMINAAPQSRI; translated from the coding sequence GTGGGGACCCAACCGCAGGCGCAAGTAAGCGAATCCGATCTCAAGTCCGCGATCATGCTCATCGAGGACGCCGCCGAGAGACTGCGTGGCATCCAGAGGAACCTCGACACCGCGGGTGTGACGCTCAAGGCCCACTGGGTGGGCCAGTCGGAGGCCGCGTTCGACGCCGTGCACAAGAAGTGGCACGAGCGGATGGACGTCGTGATGGGCAGCCTGGCGCGCCTGGCGCAGAACATCGGGACGAGCAACACCAACTACGCCGCGTTCAACCAGGAGCGGACCGAGGCGATCAACCAGATCGCCGCGATGATCAACGCCGCGCCGCAGTCCCGGATCTAA
- a CDS encoding WXG100 family type VII secretion target, translating to MPAEDIFDITKVNFAGLGEGEDAFARAFNDMVTTLDTLERDLLAKSAIWQGEAKTVFDEVRALWKSEANDMSQFIDLMKQNINITNMNMQQVERINAQIFDGR from the coding sequence ATGCCCGCGGAAGACATCTTCGATATCACTAAGGTCAACTTCGCCGGTCTCGGCGAGGGTGAGGACGCCTTCGCCAGGGCGTTCAACGACATGGTCACCACTCTGGACACCCTGGAGCGGGACCTGCTGGCCAAGAGCGCGATCTGGCAGGGCGAGGCCAAGACCGTCTTCGACGAGGTCCGCGCGCTCTGGAAGAGCGAGGCCAACGACATGTCGCAGTTCATCGACCTGATGAAGCAGAACATCAACATCACGAACATGAACATGCAGCAGGTCGAGAGGATCAACGCGCAGATCTTCGACGGCAGGTAG